One window from the genome of Diabrotica virgifera virgifera chromosome 6, PGI_DIABVI_V3a encodes:
- the LOC126886226 gene encoding uncharacterized protein LOC126886226, producing the protein MEQGQINKLTRSKTASKLDLTRLCSSVETDLASLTKYMIKEILCQLRDAFRTYNDATNLLAAELATTEDVDPIVKKYYKCISLLEEKLESLLTPPTSSTASEISSVPNPNVPSPSTQITQNATTKQRTVKLPELRINNFSGKLKSPESQTTDENLSQIVQKFWESEEVNPPISESVENHPSELLFLKTVKILPSGRYQVNLNLKHSVDDLHMGNSFITAKKRFFYLEKKLHSDPVLLQSYSKIIQDYHSQGLVSDVPLQVRNFDGKFNYFLPHFPIIKTSSTTPVRIVFDPNNKSTSGICLNQVLDKGFTVQPELFDILITFRHYKYILAADIKHMFLQISINEQETFLLNFLWRDKQDDKLQCFRFNRLPFGLSSSPFLATRVLKHIADTHAISHPSAAKTLLNSTYMDDVLSGGNNLEEIETLHFQLSSLLSKHGFQLHKLSSNHPEFLKKHKLIPTPEIKLSLAGSSDKILGIIWSPDQDTFSFKPPVCEVTSPITKRKILSYVSRLFDPLGLLSPTLVYSKLLLQRIWSLSLDWDTPITNDKILSDWQSLLTKFQSINLTKFPRCLVLDKKVILTQLITFCDASQDIYAACVYLRVTYDDSTVSVRLVTSKTKIAPLKNKLTIPRLELSAILLGIQLTHRSQGILQKDLKISETHLFSDSTIALTWVTTSKFLYNQFVQSRVIKIRSLSESYQFHHVESKQNPADLPSRAKSICSNAELTDLWLHGPKFLIKPEIDYSLFQIKKWNGELPELRKNQVSLNVTVTAQSNDTLDDLFNRCSSFTKIQRSLAYVLRFVSNLKAKSNHTAIDTDVLSVEEIEFSTCLVLKLVV; encoded by the exons ATGGAACAGGGACAAATTAACAAATTAACGAGGTCCAAAACTGCCAGTAAATTAGATTTAACTAGATTATGTAGTAGTGTAGAAACTGACTTAGCTTCTCTAACTAAATATATGATTAAGGAAATACTTTGTCAACTCAGAGATGCTTTTCGTACCTATAATGACGCAACTAATCTTCTCGCTGCAGAGCTAGCTACTACTGAAGACGTAGATCCgatagtaaaaaaatattataaatgcaTTTCTTTACTTGAGGAAAAACTCGAAAGCCTCCTAACTCCACCTACAAGTTCTACAGCATCTGAAATATCTAGTGTCCCAAATCCCAATGTCCCGTCTCCTTCTACTCAAATTACTCAAAATGCCACCACCAAACAGAGAACTGTCAAGCTCCCGGAACTTCGTATCAATAATTTTTCCGGAAAATTAA AATCACCTGAATCTCAAACCACTGATGAAAATCTCTCTCAGATTGTTCAAAAATTCTGGGAATCCGAAGAAGTCAACCCTCCTATTTCTGAATCTGTTGAAAATCATCCATCTGAATTACTTTTTCTGAAAACTGTTAAGATTTTGCCTTCAGGTCGATATCAAGTTAATCTAAACTTAAAACACTCTGTTGATGACCTACACATGGGAAATTCCTTTATCACAGCTAAAAAACGATTCTTTTATTTGGAGAAAAAATTGCATTCAGACCCTGTCCTGTTGCAAAGCTATTCTAAAATTATTCAAGATTACCATTCTCAAGGTTTAGTCTCAGACGTTCCTCTTCAAGTAAGAAATTTTGACGgaaaattcaattattttctgCCTCACTTTCCTATAATAAAAACAAGCTCCACCACTCCCGTGAGAATTGTCTTTGATCCCAACAACAAGTCCACATCAGGTATTTGTTTAAATCAGGTTCTAGATAAAGGCTTCACGGTGCAACCAGAACTTTTTGATATCTTAATCACTTTTCGCCACTACAAGTATATACTAGCAGCTGACATTAAGCATATGTTTCTGCAAATTTCCATAAATGAACAAGAAACTTTCCTTCTCAACTTTCTATGGAGGGATAAACAGGATGACAAACTTCAGTGTTTTCGTTTCAACCGATTACCCTTTGGTTTATCCTCGTCCCCTTTCTTAGCCACTCGTGTATTAAAACACATTGCTGATACTCATGCAATTTCACACCCATCTGCGGCAAAAACCTTGCTCAACTCTACCTATATGGACGATGTACTATCTGGTGGTAACAATTTAGAAGAAATTGAGACTCTCCACTTTCAGTTAAGTTCCTTGTTGAGTAAGCACGGCTTTCAGCTCCATAAACTAAGCTCGAACCATCCAGAATttcttaaaaaacataagttgATTCCAACTCCAGAAATTAAGTTAAGCCTGGCTGGTTCCTCAGACAAGATATTAGGTATTATTTGGTCACCTGATCAGGATACTTTTTCATTCAAGCCTCCTGTATGCGAGGTAACATCGCCAATTACTAAGAGAAAAATTCTTAGTTATGTCTCTCGTTTATTCGACCCTTTAGGGCTTCTTTCACCAACTCTTGTATATTCAAAACTTCTGTTGCAAAGGATTTGGTCATTGTCACTAGATTGGGACACCCCCATTACCAATGATAAAATTCTTTCTGATTGGCAATCTCTTCTAACGAAATTCCAATCCATAAATCTAACAAAATTTCCTAGATGCTTAGTCCTAGATAAAAAGGTTATCTTAACTCAGCTTATTACCTTCTGTGATGCTTCTCAGGACATCTACGCTGCCTGCGTGTATCTCCGAGTCACTTATGACGACTCTACCGTCTCGGTGAGACTTGTCACATCCAAGACAAAAATCGCTCCCCTAAAAAACAAACTAACTATCCCAAGATTAGAGCTGTCCGCCATTCTATTAGGAATCCAGTTAACTCACCGCTCACAAGGTATCTTACAGAAAGATTTAAAAATTTCTGAAACTCATCTCTTCTCGGACAGTACAATAGCCCTGACCTGGGTAACTACATCTAAGTTTCTCTACAATCAGTTTGTACAGTCTCGAGTCATAAAGATACGTTCCCTCAGTGAATCTTATCAATTTCACCACGTTGAGTCGAAACAAAATCCAGCGGATCTGCCCTCCAGAGCAAAATCTATTTGTTCTAATGCTGAACTTACTGATCTGTGGCTTCATGGTCCGAAATTTCTAATTAAACCGGAAATCGATTACTCACTATTTCAGATTAAAAAATGGAATGGGGAATTACctgaattaagaaaaaatcaagttTCCTTAAATGTCACTGTTACTGCTCAGTCAAATGACACCTTGGATGATTTATTTAATCGTTGTTCATCTTTCACAAAAATTCAAAGATCCCTAGCCTATGTTCTTAGATTTGTTTCCAATCTTAAAGCAAAATCAAATCACACTGCTATAGATACTGATGTACTTTCC